A stretch of Podospora bellae-mahoneyi strain CBS 112042 chromosome 5, whole genome shotgun sequence DNA encodes these proteins:
- a CDS encoding hypothetical protein (EggNog:ENOG503P60E): MWPNRKISQNVGPTSPPETPRTASPVFGRKSSPPPSGVSAPTPPPLPHSRHHHHHNHLRPMAPPPLSTGGVPVAFNGGRPDQLSPRTTSCSSSSSSEDESDNDSQPAGPSRSATPEQPQLEPSPLLPQIPHISARIGRSTSITIGRVIAETDSNFVIEELSDFADSDDERDGVLRPDYIEYAESNRSRSRSRTRRPAVIDRTFIFSLHNLNCDDESDETDLDEAEYREFLIKRREEKKKRRMTSGSIGKRTISESIGSDTDLEDLKPWLGPNSSEDQTGGRRMRRRVSMVDHHMRRRSSIFQHEARTSRIEELDEPESDDGVFLEVGGVGEKLARELPYYEYVSMEVDSP, from the coding sequence ATGTGGCCCAACAGAAAAATCTCTCAAAACGTCGGGCCTACCTCTCCGCCGGAGACTCCGCGAACGGCTTCCCCGGTTTTTGGCCGCAAAAGCAGCCCCCCGCCCTCCGGGGTGTCTGCGcccacgccgccgccgcttcCACActcccgtcaccaccaccaccataatCACCTCCGGCCCATGGCGCCCCCCCCCTTGTCGACCGGAGGAGTTCCGGTGGCGTTCAATGGCGGTCGGCCAGATCAATTATCACCACGAACCACCAGCtgttcctcttcctcgtcgtcggaaGACGAATCCGACAACGATTCCCAACCCGCCGGGCCATCCCGGTCCGCGACCCCTGAACAACCACAACTAGAGCCATCCCCACTTCTACCCCAGATTCCACACATATCGGCCAGGATAGGCCGGTCAACCTCCATCACAATCGGCCGTGTCATCGCCGAGACGGACTCCAATTTCGTCATTGAGGAGCTCTCCGACTTTGccgacagcgacgacgagAGAGATGGGGTTCTCCGGCCGGATTACATTGAATACGCCGAGTCCAACCGCAGCCGCTCCCGCTCAAGGACGAGACGGCCGGCGGTAATAGACAGGACGTTTATCTTCAgcctccacaacctcaatTGCGACGATGAGTCTGACGAGACGGACCTCGACGAGGCCGAGTATCGCGAGTTTTTGatcaagaggagggaggagaagaagaagaggaggatgacgagtgGGAGCATAGGGAAGAGGACCATCAGTGAGAGCATCGGGAGTGATACTGATTTGGAGGATTTGAAGCCTTGGCTGGGGCCAAATTCGTCGGAGGACCAgacgggggggaggaggatgaggagacggGTTAGCATGGTGGATCATCAcatgagaaggaggagttcGATTTTTCAGCATGAGGCGAGGACGTCGAGGATTGAGGAGTTGGATGAGCCCGAGTCGGATGATGGGGTctttttggaggtgggaggggtgggggagaagttggcgagggagttgCCTTATTATGAGTATGTTAGTATGGAGGTGGATTCGCCCTAG
- a CDS encoding hypothetical protein (EggNog:ENOG503P29U; COG:S) encodes MSLISTHLAQIALSCEGIDSLPFPPPKIFTNALLSNPDITSLIRDTEAHERALFSVPAPPPPPTTTPHPEQPKPSNRRQTVFNVAAGEVTTGPAPNSSTRRSTAVAAVLGGDLHAHLTRRHKEGEADIELLLQGAEKLCGVYALPGALERIPQLRRKWEMQGHTLAYYEQKVAEQQEQLQAMNQRNEWDEDEEMEHVEEEKGDYITEEDLRRDEEELRKLERKRRELQAKLKSLEGDIGGLMDI; translated from the exons ATGTCCTTGATATCAACCCACCTCGCCCAAATCGCCCTCTCCTGCGAAGGCATAGACAGCCTCCC TTTCCCCCCACCGAAAATCTTCACcaacgccctcctctccaacccagacatcacctccctcatccgcGATACCGAAGCCCACGAACGCGCCCTCTTCTCCGTCCCcgcacccccaccaccaccaaccaccaccccccatcccgaGCAACCTAAACCCTCCAACCGCAGGCAAACAGTCTTCAACGTCGCCGCCGGAGAAGTCACCACCGGACCAGcacccaactcctccacccgccGATccaccgccgtcgccgccgttTTGGGCGGTGATCTCCACGCGCATCTGACCCGTAGACACAAGGAAGGCGAGGCCGACATTGAACTACTACTACAAGGTGCCGAGAAGCTTTGTGGTGTCTATGCCTTACCGGGCGCGCTGGAGAGGATACCGCAACTAAGAAGAAAGTGGGAGATGCAAGGGCATACTCTCGCATATTACGAGCAAAAGGTCGCCGAGCAACAAGAGCAATTGCAGGCCATGAATCAACGAAACGAAtgggatgaggacgaggaaatGGAGcatgtggaggaggaaaagggggattACATCACAGAGGAGGATTTGCGgcgggatgaggaggagctgaggaaattggagaggaagaggcgggaGCTGCAGGCCAAGTTGAAGAGCTTGGAAGGTGAtattggggggttgatggataTTTGA
- a CDS encoding hypothetical protein (EggNog:ENOG503NY9M; COG:Q), producing the protein MTAFDIKIVSDAICPWCYLGKKRLERAINLYKASVPNASSDTFKIHWHPFYLDPSLPKTSVDRDEHLLKKFGDPNRLAMSTMMLKRFGEAEGINFSFKARIGNTRDAHRLVQLAKTKSNELENSVISALFKLHFEEDGDITSHDVLIAAGEKGGLVKAEVESWLDEGRGGPEVDKEVEEAYRDGVSGVPNFTINGKYRVEGAQDPEKLVEVLKRIKASAPAVSASSEGVSC; encoded by the exons atgACAGCCTTCGACATCAAAATCGTCTCCGACGCCATATGCCCATGG TGTTATCTAGGCAAAAAGCGCCTCGAACGCGCCATCAACCTCTACAAAGCCTCCGTTCCCAACGCCAGCTCCGACACGTTCAAAATCCACTGGCACCCCTTCTACCTCgacccttccctccccaaaacctcGGTTGACCGCGATGAGCACCTCCTCAAGAAATTCGGCGATCCCAACCGCCTGGCCATGTCCACCATGATGCTCAAGCGCTTCGGCGAAGCCGAGGGCATCAACTTCTCGTTCAAGGCCAGGATCGGAAACACCCGTGACGCCCACCGGCTGGTTCAGCTGGCAAAGACAAAGTCGAACGAGCTCGAAAACAGTGTTATCTCTGCGCTTTTCAAGCTGCATTtcgaggaagatggagacaTCACTTCCCATGACGTTCTGATCGCCGCCGGCGAGAAGGGAGGGCTGGTCAAGGCTGAGGTCGAATCCTGGCTCGATGAGGGCAGGGGCGGACCCGAAGTCgacaaggaggttgaggaggcgtACCGGGATGGAGTGTCCGGAGTGCCGAATTTCACCATCAATGGAAAGTACAGAGTGGAAGGCGCCCAAGATCCCGAGAAGTTGGTGGAGGTTCTGAAGAGGATAAAGgcttctgctcctgctgTCAGCGCTTCTTCCGAAGGAGTAAGCTGCTAG
- a CDS encoding hypothetical protein (COG:S; EggNog:ENOG503NZZ8), giving the protein MATRVQLGWYRWVPFLGYHHVLMILIAVTIILLSLLLAGCSSSSPLIPDIFLLSIYYEKYTAVPDTAQVDYRVSEAISNIVGDASLQARVGYFGICISTDGGSWLCSNNATSLANEISVEQDPLNLIWLSAQFKDMIVFPYLLIIAIIFAFICLLLLATFPGWHEEEDSEGSEREVKPFPSRPVSQVALAIIFIASIFVLVSVLWQHTASVAASIIAQDFGNGSVLAGVGSSAMVMGWFSFTLLIIVTIGLLVMILSMAVLSDIMA; this is encoded by the exons atggcGACAAGAGTACAATTAGGATGGTACC GATGGGTACCATTCCTCGGCTACCACCACGTGCTGATGATCCTCATCGCCGTAACGATAATcctgctctccctcctcctagcaggctgctcctcctcctcccccctcatccccgacatcttcctcctctccatctacTACGAAAAATACACGGCCGTCCCCGACACGGCCCAGGTCGACTACCGCGTCTCGGAGGCGATCTCCAACATTGTCGGCGACGCCAGCCTCCAGGCCAGGGTCGGCTACTTTGGCATCTGCATCTCGACCGACGGCGGGAGCTGGCTGTGCTCCAACAATGCGACCTCGCTGGCGAACGAGATCTCGGTGGAGCAGGACCCGCTGAACCTGATTTGGCTGTCGGCGCAGTTTAAGGATATGATTGTTTTTCCCTATCTCTT gatcatcgccatcatcttcgCCTTCATCTGCCTCCTCTTGCTGGCTACCTTTCCCGGCTGgcacgaggaggaagattcCGAGGGTTCAGAAAGAGAAGTCAAGCCTTTTCCCTCGAGACCGGTCAGCCAAGTCGCGCTGGCGATTATCTTTATTGCGTCGATTTTTGTGCTGGTTAGTGTGCTGTGGCAGCACACCGCGTCTGTGGCGGCGAGTATTATCGCGCAGGATTTCGGGAACGGGTCGGTGCTGGCGGGGGTTGGGTCGAGtgccatggtgatggggtggttTAGTTTTACGTTGTTGATTATTGTTACGATTGGGTTGTTGGTCATGATATTGAGCATGGCGGTTCTGTCGGATATTATGGcttga
- a CDS encoding hypothetical protein (COG:O; EggNog:ENOG503P1WN) — protein sequence MAEPPIPLPDDANPADIKSQVLQLTLTSIQSSDSDENPCVICLETITSPSTALPCGHSNYDFLCLASWLQQRPFCPLCKTGVTQVRYTDADTQNEHLYNVPPIAPTPEQPARQTVSRAANPADVLQLGPLDFERYLFRDVTSIQVPPVRRNLRRRQSNHQPPPPPSTPDQALQRRQHIYRHKLFSLHIGSSPHTSYSPSVPSPAVLSSTPHLLSKARLFLRRELQVFFPPTTAAPSTGDSIHQNREFLLEYVIAMLKTVDLQSPSGAAHAENLLRDYITLPDTGDDRTALFLHELKNWMRWRGEPPGNVSLEGWDRGVQYPSLDEGRKR from the exons ATGGCAGAACCACCAATACCCCTCCCAGACGACGCCAACCCAGCCGACATCAAATCCCAAGTCCTCCAACTAACCCTCACCTCGATCCAGTCCTCCGACAGCGACGAAAACCCCTGCGTCATCTGCCTCGaaaccatcacctccccctcaaccgccCTCCCATGCGGCCACTCCAACTATGACTTCCTCTGCCTCGCCAGCTGGCTTCAGCAACGGCCCTTTTGTCCCCTATGCAAAACAGGCGTCACCCAAGTCCGGTATACCGACGCCGACACCCAAAACGAACACCTCTACAACGTCCCACCCATAGCACCCACACCAGAACAACCTGCCCGGCAGACAGTCTCACGAGCGGCCAACCCGGCAGACGTTCTCCAATTGGGCCCATTGGATTTCGAGAGATATCTTTTCAGAGACGTTACCTCTATCCAAGTCCCCCCAGTCCGGCGCAACCTTCGCCGAAGACAGAGCAACcatcagccaccaccaccacccagcacCCCCGACCAAGCCCTCCAACGACGCCAGCACATCTACCGGCACAAGCTCTTCTCTCTGC ACAtcggctcctccccccacaCAAGCTACTCTCCATCCGTGCCCTCACCAGCCGTcctctcttccaccccccatctcctATCCAAAgcccgcctcttcctccgccgAGAACTGCAggtcttcttccccccaacTACGGCAGCTCCCTCAACGGGGGACAGCATCCATCAAAACAGGGAGTTTCTTCTCGAGTACGTAATTGCCATGCTCAAAACCGTCGACCTCCAGTCTCCATCCGGAGCCGCCCACGCCGAGAATCTACTCAGAGATTATATAACCCTACCCGACACAGGTGATGACAGGACAGCACTCTTTTTACATGAACTCAAGAACTGGATGAGGTGGCGGGGCGAGCCACCAGGGAATGTTAGTCTTGAGGGGTGGGATAGGGGGGTGCAGTACCCTTCGCTtgatgaggggaggaagC GATAA
- a CDS encoding hypothetical protein (COG:S; EggNog:ENOG503P8EU), whose product MDDQARAEFELQSLQVRAELKKWETDWQEEHGGNKPSRNDIKQNPDIAKKYKQYSKLRDVLSGKIPPEELSKPSRPKSSSHRPPQTPSKHSKTAQTPLKHHVANPYMQSPTARTPGAATPSTARKLFSPALPTSIGPTPQKDGRVLGLFDLLGKTPSKPTESPFPKPIGSSTPSKRRASELGDLTTPSAKRIAHDASTPLAGRTNLFGAVTTPLHEKPNNTTTTPSTTRSKLFNTPAFLRRTTLPPPVDETDENGPWKVGPLRLPRVLSRKGVKVKGLSEVVADLRKIEDEAHQDEEDALREMEAEELGIPVTKPAVSKLATVPEGVETEIGDGQTVPPKPAQPRYTEEKPVLLSHFDDEAYDDEIDLSREGVDTQGNPLRVYKKRGQKRTTRMVKMKPTRFQRPTDNSPHDSDDEPIPETQYPDQPPQAPQDDLLLSGSDFEGNDEDDDDFDTLRPTPKSTGKEARKTLAETKGRKKEDEREEGTVKKAVRKVKATAHANFKRLKLKQGGAKGGPGYNSRFRRRR is encoded by the coding sequence ATGGACGATCAAGCCAGAGCCGAATTCGAGCTCCAATCCCTCCAAGTGCGAGCCGAGTTGAAAAAATGGGAGACCGACTGGCAAGAAGAACACGGCGGTAACAAACCAAGCCGCAACGACATTAAGCAGAATCCCGACATTGCCAAAAAGTACAAGCAATACAGCAAACTCAGAGACGTCCTCTCGGGCAAGATCCCGCCAGAAGAGCTGTCAAAACCCTCAAGACCAAAATCGTCCTCCCACCGACCACCCCAGACCCCGTCGAAGCACTCCAAGACGGCACAAACACCACTAAAACATCATGTCGCCAATCCATACATGCAGTCCCCAACTGCCCGAACTCCCGGAGCCGCGACGCCCTCGACAGCCCGCAAGCTCTTCAGCCCAGCCCTCCCAACCTCAATTGGACCAACTCCCCAGAAAGACGGCCGAGTCCTTGGCCTATTCGACCTCCTAGgcaaaaccccctccaaaccaaCCGAATCTCCCTTCCCCAAGCCAATAggctcatcaacccccagcaAACGCCGCGCCTCCGAACTAGGCGacctcacaaccccctcTGCCAAACGAATCGCCCACGATGCTTCCACCCCTCTCGCCGGAAGAACCAACCTCTTTGGAGCTGTCACCACACCCCTCCACGAAAagccaaacaacaccaccacaaccccctccacaacccgcAGCAAACTATTCAATACCCCCGCCTTCCTCCGCCGGaccacccttcctcctccagtaGACGAAACCGACGAAAACGGCCCCTGGAAAGTCGGCCCCCTCCGTCTTCCCCGAGTTCTAAGCCGCAAAGGCGTCAAGGTCAAAGGTCTCTCCGAAGTCGTCGCCGATCTCCGAAAAATAGAAGACGAGGCCcaccaagatgaagaagatgctCTCCGGGAAATGGAAGCAGAGGAACTCGGCATACCAGTCACCAAACCTGCCGTTTCCAAGCTAGCTACAGTACCAGAGGGTGTCGAGACAGAAATCGGGGACGGCCAGACAGTACCACCCAAACCAGCCCAACCCAGATATACCGAAGAGAAACCTGTCCTGCTATCACATTTCGACGACGAGGCCTACGATGACGAAATAGATCTCAGCAGGGAAGGGGTAGATACGCAAGGCAACCCCCTTCGAGTCTACAAAAAGCGAGGGCAGAAGCGCACCACAAGAATGGTCAAGATGAAGCCTACCCGTTTCCAGCGCCCTACCGACAACTCTCCCCATGATTCCGACGACGAACCCATCCCTGAAACGCAATACCCCGACCAGCCACCTCAGGCTCCTCAAGACGACTTGTTACTCTCTGGCTCGGATTTTGAGGGcaacgacgaggatgacgacgattTCGACACCCTCAGGCCCACCCCCAAATCTACCGGCAAGGAAGCTAGGAAGACCTTGGCCGAGACAaaagggaggaagaaggaggatgagagagaggaagggacAGTGAAGAAGGCGGTCAGAAAAGTCAAGGCGACTGCGCATGCGAATTTCAAGAGGCTGAAACTCAAGCAAGGCGGGGCGAAGGGCGGGCCGGGGTATAATTCGAGGtttaggaggaggaggtag
- the UBP2 gene encoding ubiquitin-specific protease ubp2 (MEROPS:MER0014645; COG:O; EggNog:ENOG503NVJH; BUSCO:EOG092604S1): MWKLVEASSSNKVGSRRYFVVPPTAPSTAASAASLPRLSTMDSLNTGGRLARRLIEDWYRGALQHANRSEPRLQSCYHLRGARPGPVGPNDDHDLIMIPSQTHGHQMACLCKHCRYHFVFTWAEPEFSSPGHPQHHFVIAPGDDESFGEEKAKQLLVTWPSRDKKLGPLMRKTSYRCSFCGFSIRLDVSAPRLASKWIDIVTDESRAKRNLKRAMDEDPGRFKDMTQEKLAKLESSALMTLNMYITNIMSNDSTSAEKKISERNKTFMVQFGPECEELFLYLGFTKRQEAEDTFYISPQVPPENGGRTFLYSERSFFENVKSEIQSVIDQKRPELVHQHSPARIKLQTVLGVDDAQTRTVHWKVSESDLHYFYLLGASSKTTEPMLIWAYERQAAVDRDHERYYREAFNCLAYHGDEEMQMYAVHLDQKALPRPEKSEYDKDWEWFGFWRAQGRTLTKDRIIERYKHYRETRPEEGHLHRLHLAKIARDLGQRDLVYIAVVDMDEAEANGVLDSTAQTAPDTIAYAALESVNNNEKDAAVVVTAMNLIGARMARQRRGDKDFDEALGDFETISGQLESLVSGETQNQGFCDPVSNGQEMEVGTGDLTLPVGLDNIRNTCYLNSILQYLYTVDVIRDLLRTLDLDTPEASTDRVGEILSGSVSGVEEGQKKEAFLGHEFARELKTLFHEMEETPYTHVKPRQRLANAAMARADKGGSTAESKATGPKAANSAVPELKITTSTDADAKIVNGEETSELEHVETASVSSSQTLVGETPAAASTGSGKKMEKAGPLEALVKELDQDEVKGTAQQDVDEAMGNILEHLQAALKLARARRNAGEDGSEEIPDPIDDHFYSNFRIYNRTRGNDDVQGWTTHEDRNRMIMAPLHETKAVQEDLYQAIGRGMDVQLNEETNKMTYSVFKRPADILHFLFPRSRALDLKNENPVELNDPLYLDLFMDVVPGDERYGKRTRLWALNKRLEELNTKPRAFEPGSAKILSEEDIDRLVTENGLVDADGDYELVDADERTALATKEVQGGWVAVSPEKLKQFEERQRADDSAELLKEKQGLVVGEVEYRLHAVFCHTGTPRSGHYWVWIKDFERGAWHKYNDELVTVHSEEDFRKQAGTAAEPCWAAYVRADKVAGLVSTPLRKRVRGG, from the exons ATGTGGAAACTCGTGGAAGCTAGCTCTTCAAACAAAGTCGGGTCACGGCGGTacttt GTCGTGCCTCCCACCGCTCCCTCCACGGCTGCGTCAGCTGCCAGCC TGCCCCGCCTATCAACCATGGACTCCCTCAACACAGGTGGCCGCCTTGCCAGAAGGCTCATCGAGGACTGGTACCGGGGTGCTCTGCAGCATGCCAACCGGTCTGAACCCCGACTCCAGTCTTGCTACCATCTACGAGGAGCCCGCCCCGGCCCAGTCGGTCCCaacgacgaccacgacctTATCATGATTCCCTCGCAGACACACGGCCACCAGATGGCTTGTCTATGCAAGCACTGCCGGTACCACTTCGTCTTCACCTGGGCCGAGCCAGAATTTAGTAGCCCtggccatcctcaacatcactTCGTCATAGCACCGGGGGATGACGAATCCTtcggcgaggagaaggcgaagcaACTCCTCGTTACTTGGCCTAGTAGGGACAAGAAACTGGGCCCTTTGATGCGCAAGACCAGCTACCGGTGCAGCTTTTGCGGCTTCAGCATCCGGCTCGATGTGTCAGCACCACGCCTGGCCAGCAAGTGGATCGACATCGTCACGGATGAGTCGCGCGCCAAGAGAAACCTCAAGAGGGCCATGGACGAGGACCCGGGCAGATTTAAGGACATGACGCAAGAGAAGCTCGCTAAACTCGAGTCCAGCGCCCTCATGACACTGAACATGTACATTACAAACATCATGTCTAATGATTCCACCAGtgccgagaagaagataTCGGAGCGCAACAAGACGTTCATGGTGCAATTCGGTCCAGAATGCGAGGAGCTTTTCCTCTACCTGGGCTTCACCAAGAGGCAAGAGGCCGAAGACACATTTTACATCTCCCCACAGGTCCCACCGGAGAACGGCGGCAGGACATTCCTGTACTCGGAGAGATCTTTCTTTGAGAACGTCAAGAGCGAGATACAGAGTGTGATCGACCAGAAGAGACCTGAGCTTGTTCATCAGCATTCGCCTGCTCGCATAAAACTGCAGACGGTACTCGGAGTTGACGATGCCCAGACGCGGACCGTGCACTGGAAAGTGTCGGAATCCGATCTACACTACTTCTATTTACTGGGGGCTTCTTCCAAGACAACCGAACCCATGTTGATTTGGGCATATGAGCGGCAAGCCGCCGTGGACCGGGATCACGAGCGCTACTACAGGGAGGCTTTCAATTGCTTGGCCTACCACGGGGACGAGGAAATGCAGATGTACGCCGTCCACTTAGATCAGAAAGCCTTGCCTCGCCCCGAGAAGAGTGAATATGACAAGGACTGGGAATGGTTCGGCTTTTGGAGGGCACAGGGTCGAACTCTGACCAAGGACCGGATCATCGAGCGGTACAAGCATTACAGAGAAACCAGGCCCGAAGAGGGACATTTGCACAGGCTGCACTTGGCCAAAATTGCTCGGGATTTAGGCCAAAGGGATTTGGTCTACATTGCCGTGGTCGACATGGACGAGGCAGAGGCCAATGGCGTGCTCGACTCAACGGCCCAAACAGCACCTGATACCATAGCCTATGCCGCCCTGGAAAGTGTGAACAACAATGAAAAGGACGCGGCGGTTGTTGTGACGGCAATGAATCTCATTGGAGCGAGAATGGCCAGACAGCGTAGAGGTGACAAGGATTTTGACGAGGCCTTGGGCGACTTCGAGACCATCAGCGGGCAGCTGGAGAGCCTCGTGAGCGGCGAAACCCAGAACCAGGGCTTTTGCGATCCTGTCAGTAATGGACAAGAGATGGAGGTCGGGACTGGAGACCTGACGTTGCCCGTCGGGCTTGACAACATTCGCAACACTTGCTACCTGAACAGCATTCTGCAGTATCTCTACACAGTCGATGTCATCAGGGACCTGTTGCGGACCTTGGACCTAGACACGCCCGAGGCTAGTACAGACAGGGTGGGCGAGATCCTAAGTGGAAGTGTGAgcggggtggaagaaggccaaAAAAAGGAAGCTTTCCTCGGCCATGAATTCGCGCGCGAGCTCAAGACTTTGTTCCATGAGATGGAAGAGACTCCATACACTCACGTCAAACCACGCCAGCGGCTTGCTAACGCCGCCATGGCCCGAGCTGATAAGGGAGGCTCTACTGCTGAGTCCAAGGCCACTGGCCCCAAGGCTGCCAACTCTGCGGTTCCCGAGCTCAAGATCACGACATCTACAGACGCTGATGCCAAGATAGTGAATGGTGAGGAGACCTCCGAACTCGAGCACGTCGAGACGGCCAGTGTATCTAGTTCACAGACGCTGGTGGGAGAGACGCCAGCTGCTGCGTCAACGGGATCGggaaagaagatggagaaggcgggGCCCCTGGAAGCTTTGGTAAAGGAACTTGACCAAGACGAGGTCAAGGGCACTGCGCAACAGGATGTCGACGAGGCCATGGGAAATATACTGGAACACCTTCAAGCAGCCCTCAAGCTAGCCCGTGCGCGCCGTAATGCCGGGGAGGACGGAAGCGAGGAAATACCCGATCCCATCGACGATCACTTTTACAGCAACTTTAGGATCTATAACCGGACGCGCGGGAACGACGACGTACAGGGCTGGACCACACACGAAGACCGCAACCGCATGATCATGGCACCGCTTCATGAGACAAAGGCGGTCCAGGAGGATCTGTACCAGGCCATTGGGCGCGGCATGGATGTCCAGCTGAATGAAGAGACAAATAAGATGACGTATTCGGTCTTCAAAAGGCCTGCTGATATTCTGCACTTTCTATTCCCCAGGAGTCGTGCGCTCGACTTGAAGAACGAGAATCCGGTGGAGCTGAACGATCCGTTGTATTTGGATCTCTTCATGGATGTTGTCCCAGGGGATGAGCGGTACGGGAAGCGGACGAGGCTGTGGGCTCTCAACAAgcggttggaggagctgaatACCAAGCCACGGGCGTTCGAGCCGGGTTCGGCCAAGATTTtgtcggaggaggatatTGACAGGCTTGTGACTGAGAATGgtcttgttgatgctgatggggatTATGAGCTCGTTGATGCCGACGAGAGGACTGCTCTTGCCACCAAGGAGGTtcaaggggggtgggttgcgGTTTCCCCTGAGAAGCTGAAGCAATTCGAGGAGCGCCAGCGGGCTGATGATTCGGCAGAGCTTCTCAAGGAGAAACAGGGGCTTGtggtcggggaggttgaaTACAGGCTTCACGCGGTGTTTTGCCACACTGGAACCCCCCGATCCGGCCACTATTGGGTGTGGATCAAGGATTTTGAGCGGGGCGCGTGGCACAAATACAATGACGAATTGGTGACGGTGCACAGCGAGGAGGATTTCAGGAAGCAGGCGGGGACTGCGGCTGAGCCTTGCTGGGCGGCCTATGTACGTGCTGACAAGGTGGCGGGCTTGGTGAGCACGCCGCTCCGGAAGAGGGTACGGGGAGGGTGA
- a CDS encoding hypothetical protein (COG:U; EggNog:ENOG503P2XV), translated as MAPHAGGDSSSSSSSDSDKYKPQDAVHAALTMGALFGTGGLFLAAVKTSLEKKHVGPWAVFSKHGNIAATFAAVGSVYEFSRVASANLREKNDHYNNAIAGAFGGAVLGLRAGRIPAILGYGALMSVTSAVFEYTGGRIQGAGRNPDVDEFERKEMVRKRYRRPVEETIAEIGEGRSIKLPGYDERRAQRLKEAYGFEVKPVCADPERA; from the exons ATGGCGCCCCACGCCGGAGgggactcctcctcctcctcctcctccgactcCGACAAATACAAGCCCCAAGATGCTGTCCACGCCGCCCTGACAATGGGTGCCCTCTTCGGCACCGGAggtctcttcctcgccgccgtcaagACTTCCCTCGAGAAGAAGCACGTCGGTCCCTGGGCTGTCTTTTCCAAGCACGGCAACATCGCCGCTACTTTTG CCGCCGTCGGCTCAGTCTACGAGTTCTCCCGCGTcgcctccgccaacctccgCGAGAAGAACGATCACTACAACAATGCTATCGCCGGTGCTTttggtggtgctgtcttGGGGTTGAGAG cCGGCCGCATCCCCGCCATCCTAGGCTACGGCGCCCTCATGTCCGTCACCTCGGCCGTCTTCGAGTACACCGGCGGCCGCATCCAAGGCGCCGGCCGCAACCCCGACGTGGACGAGTTCGAGCGCAAGGAGATGGTCCGCAAGAGATACAGAaggccggtggaggagacgattgctgagattggggaggggagat CCATCAAGCTCCCTGGATACGATGAGCGGAGAGCACAGAGGCTCAAGGAGGCCTACGGCTTCGAGGTGAAGCCTGTATGCGCGGATCCTGAGCGTGCTTGA